The Pleuronectes platessa chromosome 10, fPlePla1.1, whole genome shotgun sequence genome contains a region encoding:
- the si:dkey-30e9.6 gene encoding uncharacterized protein si:dkey-30e9.6, which translates to MAPCGLLDPLPLVSFERKAQFSASRALSLARSKYFKLPETESRQVDVWSIKPPDFSLKLYRSLSVPRRKERKTLTAPANRQTTRTSGIFLPDVSRESNKRNDRVKFITSHRPRVALESELKFITSHRPPDALESELKFVRTGKFPSEPYVNPRPHNFRPLDENLPDVDTTYERDPGNLNLKLKHLDTMSTPRCDTRCTLRDTRMKMDTFKPAEPQWDRRLVFPLPPWPPRSASYTRHRRRRGAYSAFIDRVEEKLSRSWKLPS; encoded by the exons ATGGCTCCGTGTGGTTTGTTGGATCCGCTGCCCTTGGTCAGTTTTGAAAGAAAAGCCCAGTTCTCTGCGAGTCGAGCTCTGAGCTTGGCCAGGAGTAAATACTTTAAGCTCCCAGAGACGGAGAGCCGCCAGGTGGACGTGTGGAGCATCAAACCGCCGGATTTCTCCCTCAAACTCTACAGATCTCTGTCGGTTCCtcggaggaaagagaggaagactcTGACTGCTCCAGCAAATCGACAGACAACGAGGACAAGTGGAATATTTCTGCCTGATGTTTCACGTGAGTCTAACAAGAGGAACGACCGTGTGAAGTTCATCACATCTCACAGGCCTCGTGTCGCTCTGGAATCTGAGCTGAAGTTCATCACATCACACAGGCCTCCGGACGCTCTGGAATCTGAGTTGAAGTTCGTCAGGACGGGAAAGTTTCCGTCTGAACCGTACGTGAACCCCCGACCTCACAACTTCAGACCG CTCGATGAAAACCTTCCAGACGTAGATACCACATATGAGAGGGATCCTGGGAACCTGAATTTAAAATTAAAGCATTTGGACACAA TGTCGACCCCACGATGTGACACTCGCTGCACTTTGAGGGACACCAGGATGAAGATGGACACATTTAAACCTGCAGAGCCTCAGTGGGACAGGAGGCTCGTCTTCCCTCTGCCTCCCTGGCCTCCACGATCTGCTTCCTACACT agacatcggagaagaagaggagcgtACAGCGCCTTCATCGATCGGGTCGAGGAGAAACTCTCAAGATCCTGGAAACTTCCATCATGA
- the vwde gene encoding von Willebrand factor D and EGF domain-containing protein — protein sequence MKLETLVKLLPCVVFFLPHALRAQTALPPECAPGGHSILQNPYRSATFSSSWLQQSALQDFICDHSLTPGWYQFQIFDKPASMPTQCVEVNHCGTQAPVWLSLREGESLPGPLELRQLTACAAWQFFPSSSKDCCLFRIPVTVRNCGDFYVYLLQPTQGCMGYCAQETSDTLPVASLTCGPEEEDVDGACRTEQPPSPSEPVIVSEVSGSSVYLKCSFDSSSSSSLGFVVAWSRLSPEGRKDELKQETTIQTSAFIELDGFNLRLGDKIYCSCSSFFLESPDVRGASVESREFFAGIRLIPEVSVVSEDGKLYELVVESSVPVPCVQETSSTSQQCSLQLQLSTSSQDGGWLGADVSLSSCVVDLPRGPCRVGVCSRALIHFSPVTDFVKDGNRTTQISVKPIVTQNFLWSGYSPEPVEITVEDVPSAYCYSFTDPHMITFDGRYYESFQIGTFVLYKSSLWPFEVHVRQWECGGVVHAASCVCGFVARDGGDVIAFDMCNGELGETKPHLSVKNRDLSRSGIRITESYQGRKVTMTFSSGAFVRADVSDWGMSLTVRAPGSDRGHTEGLCGTYDGQTDNDFHAAGGATLRDLHAFISEWRLPPGGSLFDTLPSHLSAPSPRRYCTCQAEPRLASSRARLQTLTAPDPSCSHQGNLHVLSVIPTLDVTAEYIGSVELLRGNERQMLPPGQQAHDHGVGSQRQQLRGRRQAHRYISNPPHQSLSQADLEGFTYFFPEDHEPAAQLDSSPTWPTPSGLTEPQARARCQRAVAQSSIVIGCGRLIERSLMDHVVVMCVTDLQLKDELSWLNATLPLLENECERRLVEEKRREKEHQDVLAALKCPSLCNGNGQCSEWGCVCFPGFGSYDCSVLSDQIPEITELEKEGLCDVRQGDCSSLQVHGQGFKDSYELKCEFVQEKFVDGDWILDEPHFILATFLDVTALECALPLEVNGHHAGLDQDTEMNRPLARWQIKVSNDGYSFSNAKILTLYDGACHICSLNSEVLCTLREKTCHIEGLCYSEGESNPSSPCLTCRPDSSKHTWSIAEKNKPPVLQPPPSPLRSFQGENFIYQLRAQDSEGFSFSLISGPEGASLSPAGLLRWKSSAETSGTQTFYFSMMDDCDAETTASVQVSVGSCDCLNGASCVSNVNLPVGSGEYVCVCPSGFNGERCGVDMDDCKPNPCRLGRCIDGPDSFSCVCPPGMTGRTCREDLDECVSQPCFPGTSCNNTLGSFVCGVCPQGFTGDGRNCTRNTESTAKVLNTQSRVPQFFLRPKPSGPSPCSRRPCHPGVQCFDSTHVSAGFACGPCPTGFQGNGRTCAATGQGSVLSGADGHIHITRSNSSKETSPTTSSSSSSSSSSSSSSSSSSSSSPTSARRPSDRRTRPEATISTVRRVSATDRRTTVTPQNQTGTEVFVSTVLRGQPSGGELTPELLATGVKWGKPSHRVTCADSPCFPGVPCEPSVTGSFRCGRCPHGFTGDGVVCKAVCRYQCGRNMECSLPNTCTCKEGYTGYNCHIAVCRPDCKNQGKCVRPNVCECPAGYSGSTCEEASCEPPCQHGGTCLVRNLCTCPYGYVGPRCEIMVCNRHCENGGECVSPDVCRCKPGWNGPTCNSALCSPVCLNGGTCIKPNFCACPSGFYGSQCQIAVCNPPCKNGGQCMRNNVCSCPEGYTGKRCQKSVCEPMCMNKGKCVGPNTCSCASGWRGSRCSIPVCLQKCKNGGECVGPSTCHCPIGWEGLQCQTPICKQRCLNGGRCVLPDYCHCRKGYKGLTCTVKASQA from the exons ATGAAGCTGGAAACGCTCGTGAAGCTTCTGCCCTGcgttgtgtttttccttcctcaCGCACTGCGCGCTCAGACAG CGCTCCCTCCTGAATGTGCGCCGGGGGGGCACTCCATCCTCCAGAACCCCTACCGCAGCGCCACCTTCAGCTCCAGCTGGCTGCAGCAGTCGGCCCTGCAGGACTTCATCTGCGACCACTCCCTCACTCCGGGCTGGTACCAGTTTCAGATTTTTGACAAGCCGGCCAGCATGCCCACTCAGTGCGTGGAG GTGAACCACTGTGGGACCCAGGCCCCGGTGTGGCTGTCCCTGCGTGAAGGGGAGTCCTTGCCCGGGCCTCTGGAGCTCCGGCAGCTAACAGCCTGCGCCGCCTGGCAGTTCTTCCCGAGCAGCAGCAAAGACTGCTGCCTGTTCCGCATCCCGGTGACGGTGCGCAACTGTGGAGACTTCTACGTCTACCTGCTGCAGCCCACTCAGGGATGCATGGGATACTGCGCTCAAG AGACGTCAGACACTTTGCCCGTGGCGTCGCTGACCTGTGGccccgaggaggaggacgtggacGGAGCATGTAGAA ccgagcagcctccctctccctcagagCCTGTGATCGTGTCGGAGGTCAGCGGTAGCTCTGTCTACCTCAAGTGCAGCTTcgacagcagctccagcagc tcCCTGGGCTTCGTGGTGGCCTGGTCCCGTCTGTCCCCTGAGGGCAGGAAGGACGAGCTGAAGCAGGAGACCACCATCCAGACCTCGGCCTTCATCGAGCTGGACGGGTTCAACCTCCGCCTGGGGGACAAG ATTTACTGCTCCTGTTCCAGTTTCTTCTTGGAGTCTCCGGACGTCCGTGGAGCTTCAGTGGAAAGTCGGGAGTTCTTTGCTGGGATTAGG CTGATACCGGAGGTGAGCGTGGTGTCTGAGGATGGGAAGCTGTACGAGTTGGTGGTGGAGAGCTCGGTTCCTGTCCCGTGTGTGCAGGAGACGTCCTCCACCTCTCAGCAGtgctctctgcagctgcagctcagcaccAGCAGCCAAG ACGGGGGGTGGCTGGGTGCCGATGTGTCCCTGTCCTCCTGTGTGGTGGATCTGCCCCGTGGCCCCTGCAGAGTCGGGGTCTGCAGCCGAGCTCTGATCCACTTCAGCCCCGTCACGGACTTTGTGAAAGACGGAAACAGGACGACTCAGATCTCCGTCAAACCCATCGTCACGCAGAACTTCCTGTGGAGCGGATACTCACCAGAACCCGTTGAG ATCACAGTGGAGGACGTTCCCTCGGCCTACTGCTACTCCTTCACGGATCCTCACATGATCACATTTGATGGCAG ATACTATGAGAGCTTCCAGATCGGCACCTTTGTCCTGTACAAGAGCAGCTTGTGGCCGTTCGAGGTCCACGTGCGTCAGTGGGAGTGCGGCGGTGTGGTGCACGCCGCCTCGTGCGTGTGCGGCTTCGTGGCGAGGGACGGCGGCGACGTCATCGCTTTCGACATGTGCAACGGGGAACTGGGCGAAACCAAACCTCATCTGTCCGTGAAGAACCGAGACCTGAGCAGGAGCGGCATCCGCATCACGGAGTCCTACCAGGGACGAAAAGTCACT ATGACCTTCTCCTCTGGAGCGTTTGTCCGTGCAGATGTTTCCGACTGGGGGATGAGTCTGACAGTCAGAGCCCCCGGGTCAGACCGGGGTCACACTGAGGGTCTGTGTGGGACCTacgacggacagacggacaatGACTTCCATgcagcagggggcgccacaCTGAGGGACCTGCACGCTTTTATCTCCGAATGGAG ACTCCCTCCAGGAGGCAGCCTGTTCGACACCCTGCCGTCCCACCTGAGTGCACCGAGCCCCCGCAGGTACTGTACCTGTCAGGCAGAGCCCCGCCTGGCCTCCTCCAGAGCTCGGCTGCAGACGCTCACAGCCCCGGACCCCAGCTGCTCTCATCAGGGCAACCTGCACGTCCTCAGCGTCATCCCCACGCTGGACGTCACGGCCGAGTACATCGGCTCAGTGGAGTTGCTCAGAGGCAACGAGAGACAGATGCTTCCTCCGGGTCAACAAGCCCACGATCACGGTGTTGGCTCCCAGAGGCAGCAGCTCAGAGGGAGGCGGCAGGCCCACCGTTACATTTCTAACCCCCCGCACCAGAGCCTCAGCCAGGCGGACTTGGAGGGATTTACCTACTTCTTCCCTGAGGACCACGAACCAGCAGCTCAACTGGACTCTTCCCCAACGTGGCCCACACCGTCCGGCCTCACCGAGCCTCAGGCCCGGGCCCGGTGCCAGAGGGCTGTGGCTCAATCGAGCATCGTGATAGGCTGCGGGCGCCTGATAGAGAGGTCCCTGATGGACCATGTGGTGGTTATGTGCGTCACCGACCTGCAGCTGAAGGACGAGCTGTCGTGGCTGAACGCGACCTTACCGCTGCTGGAGAACGAGTGTGAGAGGAggctggtggaggagaagaggagggagaaggagcatCAGGACGTACTGGCCGCCCTCAAGTGTCCCAGTCTGTGCAATGGGAACGGACAGTGCTCGGAATGGGGTTGTGTGTGCTTCCCGGGATTTGGGTCCTACGACTGCAGTGTGCTGTCTG ACCAGATCCCAGAGATCaccgagctggagaaggagggtCTGTGTGATGTGCGACAGGGCGACTGCTCCAGCCTCCAGGTCCACGGTCAAGGCTTCAAGGACTCGTACGAGCTCAAGTGTGAGTTTGTTCAAGAAAAG TTTGTGGATGGAGACTGGATCCTGGACGAGCCCCATTTCATCCTGGCCACCTTCCTGGATGTGACGGCCCTGGAGTGTGCACTCCCCCTGGAGGTCAACGGACATCACGCAGGCCTGGACCAGGACACGGAGATGAACAGACCTCTGGCCCGCTGGCAGATCAAA GTGTCCAACGACGGCTACAGCTTCAGCAACGCTAAGATCCTGACCCTGTACGACGGAGCCTGTCACATCTGCAGCTTGAACTCTGAAGTCCTCTGCACCCTGAGG GAGAAAACCTGCCACATTGAGGGCCTGTGTTACAGCGAGGGAGAGTCCAACCCCAGCAGCCCCTGCCTCACATGCCGGCCCGACTCGTCCAAACACACATGGTCCATAGCAGAGA AGAACAAGCCTCCGGTTCTGCAGCCGCCGCCGTCTCCTCTCCGCTCCTTCCAGGGTGAGAACTTCATCTACCAGCTCCGAGCTCAGGACTCTGAGGGCTTCAGCTTCAGCCTGATATCAGGTCCTGAGGGAGCGTCTCTGTCCCCGGCTGGTCTGCTGAGGTGGAAGTCCTCAGCTGAGACCTCAGGCACACAGACCTTCTACTTCTCTATGATGGACGACTGTGACGCAGAGACCACAGCGTCTGTGCAG GTGTCTGTGGGATCCTGTGATTGTCTCAACGGAGCTTCCTGCGTCTCTAACGTCAACCTCCCTGTCGGCAGCGGagaatacgtgtgtgtgtgtcccagtggATTCAATGGGGAAAGGTGTGGGGTGGATATGGATGATTGTAAACCCAACCCCTGCAGACTGGGTCGCTGCATCGACGGACCAGACTCCTTCTCCTGTGTCTGTCCTCCAGGGATGACAG GCCGGACGTGTAGAGAAGATCTGGACGAGTGCGTCTCTCAGCCTTGTTTCCCTGGAACGAGCTGTAACAACACGCTGGGCTCCTTCGTCTGTGGCGTCTGTCCACAGGGATTCACCGGTGATGGAAGAAACTGCACTC GTAACACAGAGTCCACGGCGAAGGTTTTAAACACACAATCAAGAGTCCCACAGTTTTTCCTGAGGCCCAAACCCTCGGGCCCGTCGccctgcagcaggaggccgTGTCACCCGGGGGTTCAGTGCTTTGACAGCACCCACGTCTCCGCGGGGTTCGCCTGTGGACCCTGTCCAACGGGCTTCCAGGGAAATGGACGAACGTGTGCAGCGACAG GTCAGGGATCAGTCCTCAGCGGAGCAGACGGTCATATTCACATTACCAGATCAAATTCCAGCAAGGAAACGAGtcccaccacctcctcttcctcctcctcctcctcttcctcctcctcctcctcctcctcctcctcttcatcgtctcCCACCTCAGCCAGACGACCCTCTGACAGGAGGACCAGACCAGAAGCCACCATCTCCACCGTCAGGAGAGTTTCTGCCACCGACCGGAGGACGACAGTGACTCCACAGAATCAAACTGGAACAGAAGTGTTTGTCTCCACTGTCCTCAGAGGTCAGCCCAGTGGGGGGGAGCTGACCCCTGAGCTCCTCGCCACCGGGGTCAAGTGGGGGAAACCGTCTCACCGCGTGACCTGCGCCGACTCTCCCTGCTTCCCGGGTGTCCCCTGTGAGCCCAGTGTCACCGGGTCCTTTAGGTGTGGACGCTGCCCGCATGGTTTCACCGGTGATGGAGTCGTATGTAAAG CCGTGTGCAGGTATCAGTGTGGGAGGAACATGGAGTGCTCTCTGCCCAACACCTGCACCTGTAAGGAAGGTTACACCGGATACAACTGTCACatag CCGTGTGTCGCCCCGACTGCAAGAACCAGGGCAAATGTGTGAGACCCAACGTGTGTGAATGTCCTGCAGGCTACAGTGGATCCACCTGTGAGGAAG CGAGCTGCGAGCCGCCCTGTCAGCACGGAGGAACCTGTCTGGTCAGAAACCTGTGCACCTGCCCCTACGGCTACGTGGGACCCAGATGTGAAATCA tggtgTGTAACAGGCACTGTGAGAACGGAGGCGAGTGTGTGTCGCCTGATGTCTGTCGATGCAAACCCGGCTGGAACGGACCGACGTGTAACTCAG ctctgtgtagCCCCGTGTGTCTGAACGGAGGAACCTGCATCAAGCCCAACTTCTGTGCTTGTCCCAGTGGCTTCTACGGCTCCCAGTGTCAAATCG cGGTTTGTAATCCTCCCTGTAAGAACGGGGGTCAGTGCATGAGGAACAACGTGTGCTCCTGCCCCGAGGGCTACACGGGGAAGAGGTGTCAAAAGA GTGTGTGTGAGCCGATGTGCATGAACAAAGGAAAGTGTGTGGGACCCAACACGTGCTCCTGTGCGTCCGGATGGAGAGGCAGCAGGTGTAGCATac CCGTGTGCCTGCAAAAGTGTAAAAATGGCGGCGAGTGTGTTGGACCCAGCACCTGCCACTGTCCCATCGGCTGGGAAGGCCTGCAGTGTCAGACCC CGATCTGTAAGCAGCGTTGCCTGAACGGAGGGAGGTGTGTCCTACCAGATTACTGCCACTGCCGTAAAGGCTACaagggtctgacctgcacaGTGAAG GCGTCACAAGCATGA